A region of Chelonoidis abingdonii isolate Lonesome George chromosome 8, CheloAbing_2.0, whole genome shotgun sequence DNA encodes the following proteins:
- the LOC142047210 gene encoding uncharacterized protein LOC142047210, with translation MPPRPKQAPAWNTCELQDLISVWGEEAVQSQLRSSHRNYDTYGQISKAMLETGHEQDAVQCRVKVKERRSAYCKAREGNCRSAAAPTTCRFYKKLDAILGGVPTANPRTTMDSSEQGEEGEGEGVEETESEATEVVGDTPESQEACSQELFSRQEEASQSQQLELVGEEEAEEWVPVSLNPPALSQPAERLQNLRRKPRKSKEDLVKAVMNQYARANKRLQDWREKMHQWRETQSRRKELATKKSTKQLISLLARQTDCMESLIAMQADHYHANPHHIPKLSPLCPTVCSKPPSPASWFLPPPAVSNTCTFTYQP, from the exons atgcctccacgccccaaacaagccccagcatggaacacttgcgagctgcaggacctcatcagtgtttggggtgaggaagctgtgcagtcacagctgcgctccagccatagaaattatgatacctatggccagatatcaaagGCCATGCTGGAAACGGGCCACGAACAggatgcggtgcagtgcagggttaaagtaaaggagcggcggagtgcctattgcaaagcccgtgagggaaactgccgctcagctgctgcccccacaacctgccgtttttacaagaagctggatgcaatacttgggggtgtccccactgccaatccgaggaccacaatggacagttcagagcagggagaagagggggagggggagggtgtagaggaaaccgagagtgaggctactgaggtggtgggagacaccccggagtcccaggaggcatgcagccaggagctcttctcaaggcaggaagaagctagccagtcacagcagctggaacttgttggtgaagaagaagcagaggagtgggttcccg tgtccttgaatcctccAGCCCTATCACAGCCTGCTGAAAGATTACAGAACTtgaggaggaaaccaagaaaaagcaaagaagatttggtgaaagcagttatgaatcagtatgccagagcgaataagaggctgcaggactggagagagaaaatgcatcagtggagggaaacacaaagcaggagaaaggaattggctaccaagaaaagcacaaagcagctgataagcctcctggcacgccaaacggactgtatggagtcactcatagccatgcaggcagatcactaCCATGCTAACCCCCACcacatcccaaagctctctcccttgtgccccactgtttgctcaaaacccccttctccagcatcctggttcttaccaccaccagctgtctccaacacctgtacgttcacctaccagccctga